The Daucus carota subsp. sativus chromosome 2, DH1 v3.0, whole genome shotgun sequence genome includes a window with the following:
- the LOC108206461 gene encoding methyl-CpG-binding domain-containing protein 5 isoform X2, with amino-acid sequence MADSFQPDPNLISEPDFGAAPDAPVGEGSDPKPVSGSDPLLGSGDFIAAEGGSAETPAGKSSETKRAKRPRKGAEDGEASDGVPPDWQVITRTRSNGQTKGTVDRYYIDPKTGQRFRSKAEVIRYLETGSKSKPQSGANATPSETSGKQKEKSRGKQKEKSSSKKTGTGKKEKQTGWNFDFENPPEETTWSLVDGTWKPSIGGDPVPEETVQQWAETFELVCTME; translated from the exons ATGGCCGACTCTTTTCAACCCGACCCGAATCTTATCTCCGAACCCGATTTCGGTGCTGCTCCTGATGCCCCGGTCGGCGAAGGATCCGACCCCAAACCCGTATCCGGGTCCGACCCGCTTTTGGGTTCCGGAGATTTCATTGCAGCTGAAGGCGGCTCTGCTGAAACTCCTGCGGGGAAAAGCTCAGAGACGAAGAGGGCGAAGCGTCCTCGAAAAGGAGCTGAAGATGGGGAAGCTTCGGACGGGGTGCCGCCGGATTGGCAAGTGATTACCAGGACCAGGAGTAATGGGCAAACTAAAGGAACTGTTGATAGG TATTACATAGATCCAAAAACAGGCCAACGGTTTCGTTCAAAGGCCGAGGTCATACGTTACCTAGAAACAGGGAGTAAGAGTAAGCCGCAGTCTGGTGCTAATGCAACG CCTTCTGAGACGAGCGGAAAACAAAAGGAGAAATCAAGGGGCAAACAAAAGGAGAAGTCCAGTAGCAAGAAGACCGGCACTGGGAAGAAGGAAAAGCAAACTGGGTGGAACTTTGACTTTGAGAATCCACCAGAAGAGACTACCTGGTCTCTTGTGGATGGCACTTGGAAACCTTCCATCGGAGGAGACCCAGTGCCAGAAGAAACTGTCCAGCAGTGGGCAGAAACTTTCGAGCTTGTATGTACGATGGAGTGA
- the LOC108206461 gene encoding uncharacterized protein LOC108206461 isoform X1 has protein sequence MANPIDSSQDDSFQIDPLIGPDSFFFTGTNQTLLPIQPSEQADQKPVVLNQIPSSELDPICDDVEALVLNPIPSSELGPICDEVEALVLNPIPSSEADLISGQEPLVLNPISSSEPNPICGEVVQATEQPLKLYPIPKTLLRSTGLNNWTMTSETQNSGASATNIDRYYIDPKTGQRFRSKAEVIRYLETGSKSKPQSGANATPSETSGKQKEKSRGKQKEKSSSKKTGTGKKEKQTGWNFDFENPPEETTWSLVDGTWKPSIGGDPVPEETVQQWAETFELVCTME, from the exons aTGGCGAATCCAATTGATTCAAGCCAAGATGACTCCTTCCAAATTGACCCTCTTATAGGCCCCGACTCTTTTTTCTTCACCGGCACCAATCAAACCCTCCTACCAATTCAACCATCAGAGCAGGCTGACCAAAAACCAGTGGTGTTGAATCAGATTCCTTCATCTGAACTCGATCCGATTTGTGATGACGTTGAAGCACTGGTATTGAATCCGATTCCTTCATCCGAACTCGGTCCTATTTGTGATGAAGTTGAAGCACTGGTATTGAATCCGATTCCTTCATCTGAAGCTGATCTGATATCTGGCCAAGAACCGCTGGTGTTGAATCCGATTTCTTCATCTGAACCCAATCCGATTTGTGGCGAAGTTGTTCAGGCGACCGAACAGCCTCTTAAATTGTACCCCATACCCAAAACACTTTTACGATCTACAGGCTTGAACAATTGGACAATGACTAGTGAGACTCAGAATTCCGGTGCTAGTGCTACAAATATAGATAGG TATTACATAGATCCAAAAACAGGCCAACGGTTTCGTTCAAAGGCCGAGGTCATACGTTACCTAGAAACAGGGAGTAAGAGTAAGCCGCAGTCTGGTGCTAATGCAACG CCTTCTGAGACGAGCGGAAAACAAAAGGAGAAATCAAGGGGCAAACAAAAGGAGAAGTCCAGTAGCAAGAAGACCGGCACTGGGAAGAAGGAAAAGCAAACTGGGTGGAACTTTGACTTTGAGAATCCACCAGAAGAGACTACCTGGTCTCTTGTGGATGGCACTTGGAAACCTTCCATCGGAGGAGACCCAGTGCCAGAAGAAACTGTCCAGCAGTGGGCAGAAACTTTCGAGCTTGTATGTACGATGGAGTGA